A portion of the Natronococcus sp. AD-5 genome contains these proteins:
- the dpsA gene encoding DNA starvation/stationary phase protection protein DpsA, which translates to MSTQKTVRQSADTVEENELRLEQEKAEQVVDALNTELANAYVLYHQLKKHHWDVEGAEFLPLHEFFEEAYENVEEAADIIAERAQALGGVPVAGPANQQERATVEFEGEDVYDIRTMMRNDLEMYGEIIESMRDSIELADNLGDYATAEILREILVTTEEDAHHFEHYLEDDTLVLEEATK; encoded by the coding sequence ATGAGCACCCAGAAAACCGTCCGTCAGTCGGCCGACACCGTCGAGGAGAACGAACTACGCCTCGAACAGGAGAAAGCCGAGCAGGTCGTCGACGCGCTGAACACGGAGCTCGCGAACGCCTACGTGCTGTACCACCAGCTCAAGAAGCACCACTGGGACGTCGAGGGCGCGGAGTTCCTGCCGCTCCACGAGTTCTTCGAGGAGGCCTACGAGAACGTCGAGGAGGCCGCGGATATCATCGCCGAACGGGCCCAGGCGCTCGGCGGCGTCCCCGTCGCCGGACCCGCGAACCAGCAGGAGCGCGCGACCGTCGAGTTCGAGGGCGAGGACGTCTACGACATCCGCACGATGATGCGAAACGACCTCGAGATGTACGGCGAGATCATCGAATCGATGCGCGACAGCATCGAACTCGCCGACAACCTCGGGGACTACGCCACCGCCGAGATCCTGCGCGAGATCCTCGTCACGACCGAGGAGGACGCCCACCACTTCGAGCACTACCTCGAGGACGACACCCTGGTGCTCGAAGAGGCGACGAAGTAA